A single Antechinus flavipes isolate AdamAnt ecotype Samford, QLD, Australia chromosome 5, AdamAnt_v2, whole genome shotgun sequence DNA region contains:
- the CD4 gene encoding T-cell surface glycoprotein CD4 isoform X1 has product MTLAPFRGGLAPHFLHKASMDGGTSFATLLLALQLVLLPAMTSEKELILGEAGDQVKLPCKASKKENMDFTWKQPDQLVILRGFRRSSPPRVIGNTKMKDRVDSSSNEWDSGNFSLIIKKLEIADSGTYFCEVENRKQEVQLWVFKLTANPSDYIFSGKNMTLTLHSSSNLPGFKVEWNGPGDKSKRILSRDKKTLNLIHVEPKEGGIWYCAISVNGKTLKLSIRVTVFGFTKPSQTKYGMTGKTVQFSFPLNLNEQELNKEDPKGEFTWQVEDVASPQQPAKYSWKDNNLIPGSGIPNFKVEKSNFPITFTLSPVLPQHAGSGIFLLKFSSGDLKQKVNLVVMRAISQESPHKKLCCDVLGPIIPGLNLRWVLENRTEINLNVSEKQRELQVDKPKSGTWECQLFLQDKKQLNSDSFKLTAKQEWYLPFYLGTGLGAGASLLLLFGLSTFCYVRRRHRLRRAERMSQIRRLLSEKKTCQCPHHF; this is encoded by the exons ATGACTCTAGCACCTTTCAGAGGAGGTCTGGCACCTCATTTCCTTCACAAGGCGAGTATGGATGGAGGAACTTCCTTTGCAACCTTGCTCCTGGCTCTGCAGTTGG TTCTATTGCCTGCCATGACCAGTGAAAAGGAGCTGATTCTGGGTGAGGCTGGGGATCAGGTCAAATTGCCTTGCAAggcttcaaagaaagaaaatatggactTTACTTGGAAACAACCGGACCAACTTGTTATTCTCAGGGGCTTCAGAAGAAGTTCACCACCAAGGGTTATAG gaaacacaaaaatgaaagataGAGTGGATTCCTCATCAAATGAATGGGACTCGGGCAACTTTTCTCTGATCATCAAGAAGCTGGAGATAGCAGACTCTGGGACCTATTTCTGTGAGGTAGAGAACAGGAAGCAGGAAGTCCAACTTTGGGTGTTCAAGT TGACGGCCAACCCAAGTGATTATATATTTTCTGGAAAGAACATGACTTTAACATTACATAGCTCCTCCAACCTTCCTGGATTCAAGGTGGAATGGAATGGTCCAGGAGATAAAAGTAAAAGGATCCTGAGTCGAGACAAGAAAACTTTGAACTTAATCCACGTGGAGCCTAAAGAAGGAGGTATTTGGTACTGTGCTATCTCTGTGAATGGCAAAACCCTGAAATTGAGCATCAGAGTCACAGTATTTG GTTTCACAAAACCATCCCAGACCAAATATGGGATGACAGGCAAAACTGTCCAATTCTCCTTCCCTCTGAATTTAAATGAGCAGGAGCTGAATAAGGAAGATCCAAAAGGAGAATTCACATGGCAGGTGGAAGATGTTGCCTCTCCCCAACAGCCAGCCAAGTATTCATGGAAGGATAATAATTTGATACCTGGAAGTGGGATTCCAAATTTCAAAGTGGAGAAGTCTAATTTTCCAATCACATTCACTCTTTCCCCTGTCTTGCCCCAGCATGCTGGCTCAGGAATCTTCCTACTAAAATTTTCTTCGGGAGACCTGAAACAGAAGGTCAACCTTGTGGTAATGAGAG CTATATCCCAGGAATCACCACATAAGAAACTGTGCTGTGATGTGCTGGGCCCCATAATCCCTGGGCTGAACCTGAGATGGGTGCTAGAAAACCGGACAGAAATAAACCTGAATGTTTCAGAGAAGCAAAGGGAGCTGCAGGTGGACAAACCAAAATCTGGGACATGGGAATGCCAATTGTTCCTCCAAGATAAGAAACAACTTAATTCAGATTCCTTCAAATTGA CAGCAAAGCAGGAGTGGTATCTCCCCTTTTATCTGGGCACTGGACTGGGTGCAGGAGCAAGCCTGCTGCTTCTCTTTGGGCTCTCTACCTTCTGTTATGTCAGACGAAGACACAGGCTG CGCCGAGCAGAGCGGATGTCTCAGATCAGGAGACTTCTGAGTGAGAAAAAGACCTGCCAGTGTCCCCA tcATTTTTAG
- the CD4 gene encoding T-cell surface glycoprotein CD4 isoform X2 yields MDGGTSFATLLLALQLVLLPAMTSEKELILGEAGDQVKLPCKASKKENMDFTWKQPDQLVILRGFRRSSPPRVIGNTKMKDRVDSSSNEWDSGNFSLIIKKLEIADSGTYFCEVENRKQEVQLWVFKLTANPSDYIFSGKNMTLTLHSSSNLPGFKVEWNGPGDKSKRILSRDKKTLNLIHVEPKEGGIWYCAISVNGKTLKLSIRVTVFGFTKPSQTKYGMTGKTVQFSFPLNLNEQELNKEDPKGEFTWQVEDVASPQQPAKYSWKDNNLIPGSGIPNFKVEKSNFPITFTLSPVLPQHAGSGIFLLKFSSGDLKQKVNLVVMRAISQESPHKKLCCDVLGPIIPGLNLRWVLENRTEINLNVSEKQRELQVDKPKSGTWECQLFLQDKKQLNSDSFKLTAKQEWYLPFYLGTGLGAGASLLLLFGLSTFCYVRRRHRLRRAERMSQIRRLLSEKKTCQCPHHF; encoded by the exons ATGGATGGAGGAACTTCCTTTGCAACCTTGCTCCTGGCTCTGCAGTTGG TTCTATTGCCTGCCATGACCAGTGAAAAGGAGCTGATTCTGGGTGAGGCTGGGGATCAGGTCAAATTGCCTTGCAAggcttcaaagaaagaaaatatggactTTACTTGGAAACAACCGGACCAACTTGTTATTCTCAGGGGCTTCAGAAGAAGTTCACCACCAAGGGTTATAG gaaacacaaaaatgaaagataGAGTGGATTCCTCATCAAATGAATGGGACTCGGGCAACTTTTCTCTGATCATCAAGAAGCTGGAGATAGCAGACTCTGGGACCTATTTCTGTGAGGTAGAGAACAGGAAGCAGGAAGTCCAACTTTGGGTGTTCAAGT TGACGGCCAACCCAAGTGATTATATATTTTCTGGAAAGAACATGACTTTAACATTACATAGCTCCTCCAACCTTCCTGGATTCAAGGTGGAATGGAATGGTCCAGGAGATAAAAGTAAAAGGATCCTGAGTCGAGACAAGAAAACTTTGAACTTAATCCACGTGGAGCCTAAAGAAGGAGGTATTTGGTACTGTGCTATCTCTGTGAATGGCAAAACCCTGAAATTGAGCATCAGAGTCACAGTATTTG GTTTCACAAAACCATCCCAGACCAAATATGGGATGACAGGCAAAACTGTCCAATTCTCCTTCCCTCTGAATTTAAATGAGCAGGAGCTGAATAAGGAAGATCCAAAAGGAGAATTCACATGGCAGGTGGAAGATGTTGCCTCTCCCCAACAGCCAGCCAAGTATTCATGGAAGGATAATAATTTGATACCTGGAAGTGGGATTCCAAATTTCAAAGTGGAGAAGTCTAATTTTCCAATCACATTCACTCTTTCCCCTGTCTTGCCCCAGCATGCTGGCTCAGGAATCTTCCTACTAAAATTTTCTTCGGGAGACCTGAAACAGAAGGTCAACCTTGTGGTAATGAGAG CTATATCCCAGGAATCACCACATAAGAAACTGTGCTGTGATGTGCTGGGCCCCATAATCCCTGGGCTGAACCTGAGATGGGTGCTAGAAAACCGGACAGAAATAAACCTGAATGTTTCAGAGAAGCAAAGGGAGCTGCAGGTGGACAAACCAAAATCTGGGACATGGGAATGCCAATTGTTCCTCCAAGATAAGAAACAACTTAATTCAGATTCCTTCAAATTGA CAGCAAAGCAGGAGTGGTATCTCCCCTTTTATCTGGGCACTGGACTGGGTGCAGGAGCAAGCCTGCTGCTTCTCTTTGGGCTCTCTACCTTCTGTTATGTCAGACGAAGACACAGGCTG CGCCGAGCAGAGCGGATGTCTCAGATCAGGAGACTTCTGAGTGAGAAAAAGACCTGCCAGTGTCCCCA tcATTTTTAG
- the GPR162 gene encoding probable G-protein coupled receptor 162 isoform X2, with protein MKDKAVGISAKQQKHKPLELLLCFLAGTHILMAAVPLTTFAVVQLRRQASSDYDWNESICKVFVSTYYTLALATCFTVASLSYHRMWMVRWPVNYRLSNAKKQALHAVMGIWMVSFILSTLPSIGWHNNGERYYARGCQFIVSKIGLGFGVCFSLLLLGGIVMGLVCVAITFYQTLWARPRRARRARKLGGREGSRGGGTGGLGTRPAFEVPAIVVEDARGKRRSSLDGSESAKTSLQVTNLVSAIVFLYDSLTGVPILAVSFFSLKSDSAPPWMVLAVLWCSMVQTLLLPSFIWSCERYRADVRTVWEQCVAIMSEEDGEDDGSCNDYTDGRVCKIRFDANGAAGPGSQDPTQVKMLSGRHMLFPPHERVHYLQVPLSRRLSHDETNIFSTPRSPGSFLHKWSSSDDIRIIPSSNRELGTLRGMEDDEEESEALTNLHQFLESRMLGGGGGPPRGPGFFRDEITTFIDETPLPSPAASPGPSPRRPRAPGLFPRRLSLGSPDTGVTGVSTGLYTGRRCSLTGIEGDPQAWGGTWGPNTPIFAPLSL; from the exons ATGAAGGACAAGGCAGTGGG CATCTCAGCCAAGCAGCAGAAACACAAACCCCTGGAACTATTGCTCTGCTTCCTGGCTGGCACCCACATCCTCATGGCAGCAGTGCCCCTCACCACCTTTGCTGTGGTGCAGCTCCGACGCCAGGCCTCTTCTGACTACGACTGGAATGAGAGCATCTGCAAAGTTTTTGTTTCTACCTACTACACGCTGGCCCTAGCCACCTGCTTCACCGTGGCCTCACTCTCCTATCACCGGATGTGGATGGTTCGCTGGCCCGTCAACTACCGGCTCAGCAACGCCAAGAAGCAGGCGTTGCACGCTGTCATGGGCATCTGGATGGTCAGCTTCATCCTATCCACGCTGCCTTCCATCGGCTGGCACAACAACGGCGAGCGGTATTATGCCCGGGGCTGCCAGTTCATCGTCTCCAAGATCGGGCTGGGTTTTGGCGTCTGCTTTAGCCTCTTGCTGCTTGGAGGCATCGTCATGGGGCTGGTGTGTGTAGCCATCACCTTCTACCAGACACTGTGGGCCCGACCCCGTCGGGCAAGACGGGCCCGGAAATTGGGGGGTAGAGAGGGATCCAGAGGGGGCGGTACAGGGGGCCTAGGGACCCGGCCAGCCTTTGAGGTTCCAGCCATTGTAGTGGAAGACGCCCGTGGAAAGCGTCGGTCTTCGCTGGATGGCTCTGAGTCAGCCAAGACGTCCCTGCAGGTCACCAACTTGGTCAGCGCCATCGTCTTTCTCTACGACTCACTCACTGGGGTGCCCATCCTG GCAGTGAGCTTCTTCTCACTGAAGTCCGACTCTGCGCCCCCATGGATGGTGCTGGCTGTGCTATGGTGCTCCATGGTACAGACTCTGCTCCTGCCCTCCTTCATCTGGTCCTGTGAGCGTTATCGAGCTGATGTGCGCACCGTGTGGGAGCAGTGTGTGGCTATCATGTCCGAGGAGGATGGCGAGGATG aTGGAAGCTGCAATGACTATACTGATGGCCGGGTCTGCAAAATTCGTTTTGATGCTAATGGAGCTGCTGGGCCAGGGAGCCAAGATCCCACCCAAGTGAAGATGCTGAGTGGGAGACACATGCTATTTCCTCCTCATGAAAGAGTCCACTATTTGCAG GTTCCACTGTCCAGACGACTCTCCCATGATGAAACCAACATCTTCTCTACTCCTCGCTCACCTGGCTCCTTCCTGCATAAATGGTCATCTTCAGATGACATCCGGATAATCCCATCCTCAAACAGGGAATTGGGGACACTCCGGGGCATGGAAGATGATGAAGAGGAGTCTGAAGCTTTGACCAATTTACATCAATTCTTGGAAAGCAGAATGCTAGGAGGAGGTGGAGGGCCTCCAAGGGGCCCTGGCTTCTTCCGAGATGAGATCACCACCTTCATTGATGAGACACCCCTGCCTTCTCCAGCTGCTTCCCCAGGTCCTTCTCCCCGTCGGCCCCGGGCCCCAGGTCTCTTTCCCCGTCGTCTTTCCCTAGGGTCCCCTGATACTGGAGTGACTGGAGTGTCTACGGGGCTATATACAGGGAGGCGGTGCTCCCTCACTGGAATTGAGGGGGACCCACAGGCTTGGGGGGGAACTTGGGGCCCTAACACACCTATATTTGCCCCACTGAGCCTGTGA
- the GPR162 gene encoding probable G-protein coupled receptor 162 isoform X1, whose amino-acid sequence MARGGTGMEEASLRSNALSWLACGMLALLANAWIILSISAKQQKHKPLELLLCFLAGTHILMAAVPLTTFAVVQLRRQASSDYDWNESICKVFVSTYYTLALATCFTVASLSYHRMWMVRWPVNYRLSNAKKQALHAVMGIWMVSFILSTLPSIGWHNNGERYYARGCQFIVSKIGLGFGVCFSLLLLGGIVMGLVCVAITFYQTLWARPRRARRARKLGGREGSRGGGTGGLGTRPAFEVPAIVVEDARGKRRSSLDGSESAKTSLQVTNLVSAIVFLYDSLTGVPILAVSFFSLKSDSAPPWMVLAVLWCSMVQTLLLPSFIWSCERYRADVRTVWEQCVAIMSEEDGEDDGSCNDYTDGRVCKIRFDANGAAGPGSQDPTQVKMLSGRHMLFPPHERVHYLQVPLSRRLSHDETNIFSTPRSPGSFLHKWSSSDDIRIIPSSNRELGTLRGMEDDEEESEALTNLHQFLESRMLGGGGGPPRGPGFFRDEITTFIDETPLPSPAASPGPSPRRPRAPGLFPRRLSLGSPDTGVTGVSTGLYTGRRCSLTGIEGDPQAWGGTWGPNTPIFAPLSL is encoded by the exons atggCTCGGGGTGGGACAGGGATGGAGGAGGCCTCCCTCCGCTCCAATGCCCTGTCATGGCTGGCCTGTGGAATGCTGGCCCTCCTGGCCAATGCGTGGATCATTCTCAGCATCTCAGCCAAGCAGCAGAAACACAAACCCCTGGAACTATTGCTCTGCTTCCTGGCTGGCACCCACATCCTCATGGCAGCAGTGCCCCTCACCACCTTTGCTGTGGTGCAGCTCCGACGCCAGGCCTCTTCTGACTACGACTGGAATGAGAGCATCTGCAAAGTTTTTGTTTCTACCTACTACACGCTGGCCCTAGCCACCTGCTTCACCGTGGCCTCACTCTCCTATCACCGGATGTGGATGGTTCGCTGGCCCGTCAACTACCGGCTCAGCAACGCCAAGAAGCAGGCGTTGCACGCTGTCATGGGCATCTGGATGGTCAGCTTCATCCTATCCACGCTGCCTTCCATCGGCTGGCACAACAACGGCGAGCGGTATTATGCCCGGGGCTGCCAGTTCATCGTCTCCAAGATCGGGCTGGGTTTTGGCGTCTGCTTTAGCCTCTTGCTGCTTGGAGGCATCGTCATGGGGCTGGTGTGTGTAGCCATCACCTTCTACCAGACACTGTGGGCCCGACCCCGTCGGGCAAGACGGGCCCGGAAATTGGGGGGTAGAGAGGGATCCAGAGGGGGCGGTACAGGGGGCCTAGGGACCCGGCCAGCCTTTGAGGTTCCAGCCATTGTAGTGGAAGACGCCCGTGGAAAGCGTCGGTCTTCGCTGGATGGCTCTGAGTCAGCCAAGACGTCCCTGCAGGTCACCAACTTGGTCAGCGCCATCGTCTTTCTCTACGACTCACTCACTGGGGTGCCCATCCTG GCAGTGAGCTTCTTCTCACTGAAGTCCGACTCTGCGCCCCCATGGATGGTGCTGGCTGTGCTATGGTGCTCCATGGTACAGACTCTGCTCCTGCCCTCCTTCATCTGGTCCTGTGAGCGTTATCGAGCTGATGTGCGCACCGTGTGGGAGCAGTGTGTGGCTATCATGTCCGAGGAGGATGGCGAGGATG aTGGAAGCTGCAATGACTATACTGATGGCCGGGTCTGCAAAATTCGTTTTGATGCTAATGGAGCTGCTGGGCCAGGGAGCCAAGATCCCACCCAAGTGAAGATGCTGAGTGGGAGACACATGCTATTTCCTCCTCATGAAAGAGTCCACTATTTGCAG GTTCCACTGTCCAGACGACTCTCCCATGATGAAACCAACATCTTCTCTACTCCTCGCTCACCTGGCTCCTTCCTGCATAAATGGTCATCTTCAGATGACATCCGGATAATCCCATCCTCAAACAGGGAATTGGGGACACTCCGGGGCATGGAAGATGATGAAGAGGAGTCTGAAGCTTTGACCAATTTACATCAATTCTTGGAAAGCAGAATGCTAGGAGGAGGTGGAGGGCCTCCAAGGGGCCCTGGCTTCTTCCGAGATGAGATCACCACCTTCATTGATGAGACACCCCTGCCTTCTCCAGCTGCTTCCCCAGGTCCTTCTCCCCGTCGGCCCCGGGCCCCAGGTCTCTTTCCCCGTCGTCTTTCCCTAGGGTCCCCTGATACTGGAGTGACTGGAGTGTCTACGGGGCTATATACAGGGAGGCGGTGCTCCCTCACTGGAATTGAGGGGGACCCACAGGCTTGGGGGGGAACTTGGGGCCCTAACACACCTATATTTGCCCCACTGAGCCTGTGA